In one window of Hevea brasiliensis isolate MT/VB/25A 57/8 chromosome 10, ASM3005281v1, whole genome shotgun sequence DNA:
- the LOC110659404 gene encoding trihelix transcription factor DF1 — translation MEISTIPENSGSAAGNRGNEEGRGEEGDKYLIGSRWPQQETLALLTIRSDMDAAFREAGLKAPLWDEVSRKLSELGYNRSAKKCKEKFENIYKYHRRTKEGRSGKSNGKTYRFFEQLEALENSHVLLSSPSPDKVHTSMAADSVNPVNVNTNTLPNSIQSPCMNFAENPSTSTTSTSSEESEGTRKKKRKLTDFFERLMKEVIEKQENLQRKFLDAIEKCEKDRVAREEAWKMQELERIKRERELLMQERSIAAAKDAAVLSFLQKFSEQASSVQLSENQVHPVQLSENEVAPVEKVVKAKENNNLENFAHMSSSRWPKDEIEALIRLRTTLDMQYQENGPKGPLWEEISAAMKKLGYNRNAKRCKEKWENMNKYFKRVRESNKKRPDDSKTCPYFHQLDVLYNKKTRKVDNSVNSGHELKPEELLMHMVDSQEERQQQESATTEDGESENVDQNQEGDRENDDEDAYQIVANDPSAVAMME, via the exons ATGGAAATTTCAACCATACCGGAAAATTCTGGCTCTGCCGCCGGCAACCGAGGGAATGAGGAAGGTCGCGGTGAAGAAGGCGACAAGTACTTAATTGGTAGCCGGTGGCCACAGCAAGAAACTTTGGCTTTGTTGACGATAAGGTCTGATATGGACGCTGCATTTAGGGAGGCCGGACTCAAGGCTCCTCTTTGGGATGAGGTTTCCAG GAAATTAAGTGAGCTTGGATATAACCGAAGTGCCAAGAAATGCAAGGAGAAGTTTGAGAATATTTACAAGTACCATAGAAGAACAAAAGAAGGTAGATCCGGCAAGTCAAATGGCAAGACATATAGGTTTTTTGAGCAATTAGAAGCTCTAGAGAACAGCCACGTATTGTTGTCATCTCCATCCCCGGATAAAGTTCACACTTCCATGGCTGCAGACTCAGTAAACCCAGTAAATGTTAATACAAACACTCTTCCAAATTCTATCCAGAGTCCTTGTATGAATTTTGCTGAGAACCCTTCTACTTCAACCACGTCTACATCGAGCGAAGAATCGGAAGGAACAaggaagaaaaaaaggaaattgACAGACTTTTTTGAGCGGTTGATGAAGGAAGTCATTGAGAAGCAAGAGAATTTGCAAAGGAAGTTTCTAGATGCAATAGAGAAGTGTGAAAAAGATAGGGTGGCGAGAGAGGAAGCATGGAAGATGCAAGAATTGGAAAGGATTAAGAGAGAACGTGAGCTTTTAATGCAGGAAAGATCAATAGCAGCTGCAAAAGATGCAGCTGTTCTTTCCTTCTTACAGAAGTTCTCAGAGCAAGCTAGCTCAGTGCAATTGTCTGAGAATCAAGTACATCCAGTGCAATTGTCTGAGAACGAAGTAGCTCCCGTAGAAAAAGTAGTAAAGGCAAAGGAAAATAATAATCTTGAGAATTTTGCTCATATGAGCTCATCGAGATGGCCTAAAGACGAAATTGAAGCTTTGATTAGGCTAAGGACTACCCTTGATATGCAATATCAAGAGAATGGACCCAAAGGGCCTTTGTGGGAGGAGATATcagcagcaatgaaaaagcttgGCTATAATAGAAATGCGAAGAGGTGCAAAGAGAAATGGGAGAATATGAACAAGTACTTCAAGAGGGTAAGAGAGAGCAATAAGAAAAGGCCTGATGATTCAAAGACTTGTCCTTATTTTCACCAGCTTGATGTTCTATATAACAAGAAGACTAGAAAAGTTGATAATTCAGTTAATTCTGGTCATGAGTTGAAGCCCGAAGAACTTCTAATGCATATGGTGGATAGCCAAGAAGAACGACAACAACAAGAATCAGCAACAACAGAGGATGGAGAAAGCGAAAATGTTGACCAGAATCAAGAAGGGGATAGAGAAAATGATGATGAAGATGCTTATCAAATTGTTGCTAATGACCCTTCTGCAGTGGCTATGATGGAGTGA